A genomic window from Winogradskyella sp. J14-2 includes:
- a CDS encoding lycopene cyclase family protein has protein sequence MTNYDYIILGAGASGLMLAYRMALDEFFDDKSILIIDKETQKGNDRTWCFWENGIGEWDGILTKTWSKIYFGSDNFKREINILPYQYKMIRSKDFYNSLWDIVCKKSNFTFQLTNITSFQETKSGAEVVTVEREGITGPILKETKYQCKKVFTSLSNFEAFNFQEKYPVINQHFLGWFIKTEDAVFDDTTATFMDFTVPQKGNTRFMYVLPLDTKTALIEYTLFSKNLLSRSDYEAAIKQYLTEKGINNYRIIESEIGSIPMTSYKFSQLNTKHILNIGTAGGWTKASTGYTFRNTSKNTRALVEFLKTDNDLRKFHKKSKFWFYDLIFLDVLANHNEEGAVLFASMFKKADVKTIFKFLDEESTIYEDLRIILSVPPKRFIQSFFKRLF, from the coding sequence ATGACAAACTACGATTACATCATTTTAGGAGCTGGTGCTTCTGGTCTTATGCTGGCATATCGCATGGCATTAGATGAGTTTTTTGATGACAAATCAATATTAATTATTGATAAGGAAACACAAAAAGGGAATGATAGAACTTGGTGTTTTTGGGAAAATGGTATCGGCGAATGGGATGGTATACTCACCAAAACATGGTCTAAAATCTATTTTGGAAGTGATAATTTCAAAAGAGAAATAAACATATTGCCCTATCAATATAAAATGATACGAAGTAAAGATTTTTATAATTCGCTTTGGGATATAGTTTGTAAAAAATCAAATTTCACTTTTCAGTTAACCAATATTACATCGTTTCAAGAAACTAAGAGTGGCGCTGAGGTTGTTACTGTTGAAAGAGAGGGGATTACAGGCCCAATTCTTAAAGAGACTAAGTACCAATGCAAAAAGGTTTTTACAAGTTTAAGTAATTTTGAAGCGTTTAATTTTCAAGAAAAATACCCAGTCATCAATCAACATTTTTTAGGATGGTTTATAAAAACAGAAGATGCTGTTTTTGATGATACCACGGCAACCTTTATGGATTTTACGGTACCTCAAAAAGGAAACACGCGCTTTATGTATGTATTACCTCTGGATACCAAAACCGCCTTAATTGAATACACGCTATTTTCTAAAAATTTGTTGTCACGTTCAGATTATGAAGCTGCAATAAAACAATATCTTACAGAAAAAGGTATCAATAATTACAGGATCATTGAAAGCGAAATTGGGTCTATACCAATGACATCCTATAAGTTTTCTCAACTAAACACAAAACATATACTTAATATTGGTACCGCAGGTGGTTGGACTAAAGCCAGCACTGGATACACTTTTAGGAATACATCAAAAAATACTAGAGCATTAGTTGAGTTTTTAAAAACCGATAATGATTTGAGGAAATTTCATAAAAAATCAAAATTTTGGTTTTACGATTTAATTTTTTTAGATGTATTAGCTAATCATAATGAAGAAGGCGCTGTTCTATTTGCATCTATGTTTAAAAAAGCAGATGTAAAAACTATTTTTAAATTTTTAGACGAAGAATCTACTATATACGAAGATCTGAGAATAATATTGTCTGTGCCACCAAAACGATTTATTCAATCGTTTTTTAAACGCTTATTTTAA
- a CDS encoding AAA family ATPase, translated as MSDVIAIENFVKKYNALKQEVAKVIIGQEAVVDQILISIFSGGHSLLIGVPGLAKTLMVNTIAQALGLDFKRIQFTPDLMPSDILGSEILDEDRHFKFIKGPIFANIILADEINRTPPKTQAALLEAMQERAVTVAGHQYKLSLPYFVLATQNPIEQEGTYPLPEAQLDRFMFAIQLQYPSFKEEVEVVKATTTDIQTSVNALFSAQDIITFQNVIRRIPVADNVIEYAVSLVAKTRPNEESAAKIVKEYVDWGAGPRASQNLILAAKTHAATRGKFSPDIEDIQAVATGILRHRIIKNYKAEAEGISDEKIIESLF; from the coding sequence ATGTCTGATGTTATTGCTATCGAGAATTTCGTAAAAAAATACAATGCACTTAAGCAAGAAGTTGCTAAAGTTATTATAGGACAAGAAGCGGTTGTAGATCAAATACTTATTTCTATATTTTCAGGTGGTCATTCACTTTTAATAGGTGTTCCAGGTCTTGCAAAAACCTTAATGGTAAATACAATAGCGCAAGCACTGGGTTTAGATTTTAAGCGGATTCAGTTTACACCAGACTTAATGCCAAGCGACATTTTAGGAAGTGAAATTTTAGATGAAGATCGTCATTTTAAATTTATAAAAGGACCCATTTTCGCAAACATTATCCTTGCTGATGAGATTAACAGAACACCACCCAAAACACAAGCAGCACTTTTGGAGGCTATGCAAGAGCGCGCAGTTACTGTAGCTGGGCATCAATACAAATTGAGCTTGCCTTATTTTGTATTAGCAACCCAAAACCCAATAGAGCAAGAAGGAACCTACCCTCTGCCAGAGGCTCAGTTAGACCGCTTTATGTTTGCGATACAATTGCAATATCCATCTTTCAAAGAAGAGGTCGAGGTTGTAAAAGCAACTACCACAGATATTCAAACTTCAGTAAACGCATTATTTTCTGCACAAGATATAATAACGTTTCAAAATGTAATACGTCGTATCCCTGTTGCTGATAATGTTATTGAATATGCTGTTTCGTTGGTAGCTAAAACAAGACCAAATGAAGAATCAGCTGCCAAAATTGTTAAAGAATATGTAGATTGGGGTGCAGGCCCTCGTGCTTCACAAAACTTAATCCTCGCAGCCAAAACACACGCGGCTACAAGAGGTAAATTTTCGCCCGATATAGAGGATATACAGGCAGTAGCTACGGGTATTCTTAGACACAGAATAATAAAAAACTACAAGGCAGAAGCAGAAGGTATCTCTGATGAAAAGATTATTGAAAGTCTTTTTTAG
- a CDS encoding formylglycine-generating enzyme family protein: MKKILIIFTALFLSSCKDQKINKETSLPSTLETPKGMVWVPKKTFIMGAKKGDRYAMDREKPGHTVTVDGFFIDITEVTNAQFRTFVEETGYITIAEKPIDWEALKKDLPPGTTKPADSLLQPGSLVFNKNVNTIVDMNNYSQWWTWKIGANWKHPYGPDSSIEGKDNFPVVHVAYQDALEYCKWANRRLPTEAEWEAAAQGTHKDAIYTWGNDGSKLTAKANTWQGIFPVDNNSEDGFEYISQVKSYAPNALGIYDMIGNVWEMTADKYNVNYYKTLNPDNILINPQGAHTYYNPQSPFTEDQIMKGGSFLCHSSYCASYRISARMATSKDTGSDHLGFRTVASPTR; this comes from the coding sequence ATGAAAAAAATACTGATCATATTTACCGCGCTCTTTCTAAGTAGCTGTAAGGATCAAAAAATAAACAAAGAGACTTCTCTTCCATCCACCTTAGAAACGCCTAAAGGCATGGTTTGGGTACCCAAAAAAACTTTTATTATGGGTGCCAAAAAGGGAGATCGCTACGCAATGGATCGGGAAAAACCAGGACATACTGTTACTGTTGATGGCTTTTTTATTGACATTACCGAAGTCACTAACGCACAATTTAGAACTTTTGTTGAAGAAACAGGGTATATTACCATTGCAGAGAAACCTATAGATTGGGAAGCACTAAAAAAAGATCTACCTCCTGGAACAACAAAGCCTGCAGACTCACTTTTACAACCAGGTAGCCTTGTTTTTAACAAAAATGTAAATACAATAGTAGATATGAATAACTACAGCCAGTGGTGGACCTGGAAAATAGGAGCAAACTGGAAACACCCTTATGGCCCTGATAGTTCCATTGAGGGTAAAGATAATTTTCCTGTTGTTCACGTTGCCTACCAAGATGCTCTAGAATATTGTAAATGGGCCAATAGGAGGTTACCAACAGAAGCTGAGTGGGAAGCTGCCGCACAAGGTACACACAAAGATGCTATATATACTTGGGGAAATGACGGCAGTAAACTTACAGCTAAGGCCAACACCTGGCAAGGCATTTTCCCTGTAGACAATAATAGTGAAGATGGTTTTGAATATATAAGCCAAGTAAAGTCTTATGCTCCTAATGCATTAGGAATCTATGACATGATAGGAAATGTCTGGGAAATGACCGCAGATAAATATAACGTTAATTATTACAAAACACTCAATCCAGATAATATACTTATAAATCCACAAGGAGCCCATACGTACTATAATCCACAAAGTCCTTTTACTGAAGACCAGATTATGAAAGGTGGATCATTTTTGTGCCATAGCTCTTATTGCGCAAGCTATAGAATTTCTGCGAGAATGGCCACAAGTAAAGATACTGGCTCTGACCATTTAGGGTTTAGGACAGTAGCTTCGCCTACACGTTAA
- a CDS encoding peptidyl-prolyl cis-trans isomerase, producing MKKFCLTLTICLACFSCDFFKKSDSREPIARVNETYLYKEDIESLVPIGTSKEDSLVIVNSYINRWARQLLLMDGALLNLSEEKQEEFLKLVEQYKSDLYTKAYLEALVKKNIDTVVNPDEAEVFYQANKESFKLNDDLLQLRYISLPLNPIDFDTIKNRFKRYKPKDRRYLDSISIQFKSYSLNDSIWVKFSQVVDKVPVVTQESKDQLLKKSNFLQLKDSINLYLMHVNDIRKQNDYAPLEYVNKSIKQIVINKRKLELIKQLEKDITKDAIKNNKFQIYN from the coding sequence TTGAAAAAGTTCTGTCTTACACTAACCATTTGCTTGGCTTGTTTTAGCTGTGATTTTTTTAAAAAGTCAGATAGCCGAGAACCCATTGCAAGAGTAAATGAGACCTATTTATACAAAGAAGATATAGAAAGTTTGGTGCCTATTGGAACAAGTAAAGAAGACAGCTTGGTAATAGTTAATAGCTACATCAATCGTTGGGCACGTCAGTTACTTCTCATGGATGGTGCGTTACTCAACTTATCAGAAGAAAAACAAGAAGAGTTTTTAAAATTAGTAGAGCAGTATAAAAGCGATTTGTATACTAAAGCTTATTTAGAAGCTCTAGTAAAAAAAAATATTGATACAGTAGTTAATCCTGATGAAGCAGAAGTGTTTTATCAGGCCAACAAAGAATCCTTTAAACTAAACGATGATTTGCTACAGTTAAGATACATAAGCTTGCCGCTTAATCCAATAGATTTCGATACTATAAAAAATAGGTTTAAACGCTACAAACCAAAAGATAGACGCTACTTAGATTCCATATCTATACAGTTTAAATCGTATTCTCTTAACGATTCTATTTGGGTTAAATTTAGTCAGGTTGTAGATAAAGTTCCTGTAGTAACACAAGAAAGTAAAGACCAACTGTTAAAAAAATCTAATTTCTTACAGCTCAAAGATTCAATAAACCTATATTTGATGCATGTTAATGACATACGCAAGCAGAATGACTATGCACCATTAGAGTATGTAAACAAATCCATAAAACAAATTGTAATTAATAAGCGTAAATTAGAACTTATTAAGCAACTAGAAAAAGATATTACAAAAGATGCAATTAAGAATAATAAATTTCAAATTTATAACTAA
- a CDS encoding tetratricopeptide repeat protein, whose amino-acid sequence MKLKTITTLTLLTLFCFNCTTPVEYSEEFKKQTAGKYLYNPDELILVYYQNNTLKLNWKGGEIVPVALAENEFFVPDMYKKFQFVTHPETNKKYLSTFNDEKDSISYDYVKVDEDYKTPSQYLEAGNYDKALHGFIELKKQDSTGSYINEWHFNRIGYQHLQNEEYHKAIGVFQLNVKLYPESSNVYDSLAEAYLRGGDSLQAYNNYKIALQINPRNTRAEHYVKTYREE is encoded by the coding sequence ATGAAATTAAAAACGATAACTACTCTAACATTACTTACATTATTTTGTTTTAATTGCACAACACCAGTTGAGTATTCCGAAGAATTTAAAAAACAAACAGCGGGTAAATACTTATACAATCCAGATGAGTTAATTTTAGTGTACTACCAAAACAATACCTTAAAGTTAAATTGGAAAGGTGGTGAAATAGTGCCTGTTGCATTGGCAGAAAATGAATTTTTTGTACCCGATATGTATAAAAAGTTTCAATTTGTAACACATCCCGAAACTAATAAGAAGTATTTATCAACCTTTAATGACGAAAAGGATTCTATTAGTTATGATTATGTAAAAGTTGACGAAGATTATAAAACACCAAGCCAATACTTAGAGGCAGGTAATTACGATAAGGCTTTACATGGATTTATAGAACTTAAAAAGCAAGATTCTACAGGTTCTTACATCAATGAATGGCATTTTAACAGAATAGGATATCAGCATTTACAAAACGAGGAATACCACAAAGCGATTGGCGTGTTTCAATTAAATGTAAAATTATATCCAGAGAGCAGCAATGTTTATGATAGTTTAGCTGAGGCCTATTTAAGAGGTGGTGATAGTTTGCAGGCTTATAATAATTATAAAATAGCACTACAGATAAATCCTAGAAATACTAGAGCCGAGCATTATGTTAAAACATATAGGGAAGAATAA
- a CDS encoding SRPBCC family protein gives MEYTTEIIIEKPLEEVAKKMDSTDNMKHWQEGLISTEHISGTPGQFGAKMKLNYNFGRRKMELIETITKQEFPNEFHATYTTNGVRNIQQNYFERTPLGHTKWISKNEFQPTNFMMNAMLFLMPGAFKKQTKKYMTNFKNFAEKGTSVSNA, from the coding sequence ATGGAGTATACGACTGAGATCATAATAGAAAAACCTTTAGAGGAGGTGGCCAAGAAGATGGACTCTACCGACAATATGAAACATTGGCAAGAAGGTTTAATTAGTACCGAGCATATTTCTGGTACACCAGGCCAGTTCGGTGCTAAAATGAAATTAAACTATAATTTTGGCAGACGTAAGATGGAACTTATTGAAACCATCACCAAGCAAGAGTTTCCCAACGAGTTTCATGCTACCTATACTACAAATGGTGTAAGAAACATTCAACAAAATTATTTTGAAAGGACTCCTTTAGGCCATACCAAATGGATTAGTAAAAACGAATTTCAGCCAACAAATTTTATGATGAATGCCATGCTGTTTTTAATGCCTGGTGCCTTTAAGAAACAAACAAAAAAATACATGACTAACTTTAAAAATTTTGCCGAGAAAGGCACTTCTGTTTCTAATGCGTAA
- a CDS encoding peptidylprolyl isomerase — MQDGLYAKFNTSKGEVLVNLEFKKTPGTVGNFVALAEGNLENSAKPQGTPYYDGLTFHRVIPDFMIQGGCPQGTGTGNPGYKFDDEIHSDLKHDAPGKLSMANAGPGTNGSQFFITHVETPWLDGKHTVFGNVVEGQDVIDAIAQGDKIEKLEIVRVGEAAKKFNAVEAFRTFEGAREKRIAAEREAAKAALDKLAAGFEETASGLRYKIIQKGDGKKAEKGNMVSVHYKGQLADGTVFDSSYKRNAPLDFQVGVGQVIPGWDEGICLLNVGDKARLVIPSDLAYGAAGAGGVIPPNAILVFDVELMATK; from the coding sequence ATGCAAGACGGATTATACGCAAAATTTAACACTTCAAAAGGAGAAGTCCTAGTCAATTTAGAATTTAAAAAAACACCAGGTACGGTTGGTAACTTTGTTGCTCTAGCAGAAGGAAATCTAGAAAACTCGGCTAAACCTCAAGGTACACCTTATTATGATGGTTTAACCTTTCATAGAGTTATCCCAGATTTTATGATACAAGGAGGTTGTCCACAAGGAACAGGAACAGGAAATCCTGGGTATAAATTTGACGATGAAATCCACTCAGATCTAAAACATGATGCACCAGGAAAATTATCAATGGCAAATGCTGGGCCTGGTACAAATGGAAGTCAGTTTTTTATTACTCATGTTGAAACACCTTGGTTAGACGGAAAGCACACAGTTTTTGGTAATGTTGTAGAAGGTCAAGATGTCATTGATGCGATAGCACAAGGCGATAAAATCGAGAAATTAGAAATTGTAAGAGTAGGTGAGGCTGCCAAAAAATTCAACGCCGTTGAAGCATTTAGAACTTTTGAGGGTGCACGCGAAAAACGTATTGCTGCAGAGCGTGAAGCAGCAAAAGCAGCTTTAGATAAATTAGCAGCAGGTTTTGAAGAAACTGCTTCAGGGTTGCGTTATAAAATTATTCAAAAAGGGGATGGTAAAAAAGCTGAAAAAGGGAATATGGTGTCTGTGCACTATAAAGGGCAATTGGCAGATGGCACAGTCTTCGATTCATCCTATAAAAGGAATGCACCATTAGATTTTCAAGTAGGTGTAGGCCAAGTGATTCCTGGTTGGGATGAAGGTATTTGCTTACTAAATGTTGGAGATAAGGCGCGTTTAGTAATACCTAGCGATTTAGCTTACGGTGCCGCAGGCGCAGGAGGTGTAATTCCGCCAAATGCAATATTAGTTTTTGATGTAGAATTGATGGCTACAAAATAA
- a CDS encoding peptidylprolyl isomerase — MKSRIKCLLIVLLVLNISFAQDKDEVLLKVDGKPVMVSEFLRVYNKNLDLVKDESQKDIDGYLKLFTEYQLKLQEAKRLKLDEDANYQREFLRYKKQLTKNYLAENKVTDALVREAYERTSFDINASHILVRLDANAKDTLGAYNQVLQLRARVLEEGFDAVKADVHNGQTIFLEDLGYFSAFKMVYDFETAAFNTQKGEMSMPFRTQFGYHVVKVNDKRPSRGTITAAHIMVALQQKDTLLDPEDRINDIYQKLQQGEKFESLAKQFSDDKSSARNGGQLSPFKSGQLSSTIFEDQAFALQNDGDVSKPFKSEYGWHIVKRTKLEPIQSFEELKPTLESQVKRDSRSQLINEAMVDELKGRYKISYNQGFRTYFESLLDDNFFQSSWKLPEEFEKEKTIFTINERSFTYDEFGRHLVSAQRAYANKKGDFSVIIDKEFDKFFENAILQYREDNLELENKDFANILKEYRDGLLLFDLMEKEIWNKASKDSVGLEMYYQKHKANYQWNDRVDVVIATSADKDYAREALSMMKRKKSEEDIKKTLNTESKKNIIFTKGIFDTNDPKLPANLKLEQGVSEIYAHNDAFHVINIMSVLPSGNKTLEEAKGNVISDYQTEIETNWINDLYKRFKVEVNKKVLEKVKTKIKNQ; from the coding sequence ATGAAATCTAGAATTAAATGTTTGCTTATCGTTTTACTAGTACTGAATATATCATTTGCTCAAGACAAAGATGAAGTGTTATTAAAGGTAGATGGTAAACCGGTAATGGTTTCAGAATTTTTAAGGGTTTATAATAAGAATTTAGATTTGGTAAAAGACGAAAGTCAGAAAGATATTGATGGATACTTAAAATTATTTACAGAGTATCAGCTAAAGCTACAAGAGGCTAAACGTCTTAAGCTAGATGAGGATGCAAACTACCAACGTGAGTTTCTAAGATATAAGAAACAGCTTACAAAAAACTACCTTGCTGAGAATAAGGTTACAGATGCATTGGTGAGAGAAGCCTATGAGCGTACTAGTTTTGATATTAATGCCTCTCATATATTAGTGCGTTTAGATGCCAATGCAAAAGATACTCTTGGTGCTTACAACCAAGTTTTACAGTTAAGAGCGCGCGTGTTAGAAGAAGGGTTCGATGCCGTAAAAGCAGATGTACATAACGGACAAACCATATTTCTTGAAGATTTAGGGTACTTCTCAGCATTTAAAATGGTTTACGATTTTGAAACTGCTGCCTTTAATACCCAAAAGGGTGAAATGTCAATGCCTTTTAGAACACAATTTGGTTACCATGTGGTAAAGGTTAACGATAAACGTCCATCTAGAGGGACTATTACCGCAGCTCATATAATGGTAGCCTTACAACAAAAGGATACACTTTTAGATCCAGAAGATCGCATCAATGACATTTACCAAAAATTACAGCAAGGCGAAAAGTTTGAGTCTTTAGCCAAACAATTTTCAGACGATAAAAGTTCTGCCAGAAATGGCGGACAATTGTCACCTTTTAAAAGTGGTCAATTAAGTTCAACAATATTTGAAGATCAAGCATTTGCTTTACAAAATGATGGAGACGTGAGTAAACCTTTTAAGTCAGAATATGGTTGGCATATCGTAAAACGTACAAAGCTAGAGCCCATTCAATCTTTTGAAGAACTAAAACCAACATTAGAGTCACAAGTTAAAAGAGATTCTAGGTCTCAACTTATCAATGAAGCCATGGTAGATGAGTTAAAAGGTCGCTATAAGATTTCTTATAACCAAGGTTTTAGAACCTATTTTGAATCACTTTTAGATGATAATTTCTTTCAGAGTTCATGGAAATTACCCGAAGAATTTGAAAAGGAAAAAACAATTTTTACCATAAACGAGCGTTCATTTACCTACGATGAGTTTGGTCGCCATCTTGTATCTGCGCAACGCGCTTACGCAAACAAAAAAGGTGATTTTTCGGTTATAATAGATAAAGAGTTTGATAAATTTTTCGAAAACGCTATTCTGCAATACAGAGAAGATAACCTAGAGTTAGAGAACAAAGACTTTGCAAATATCTTAAAAGAATATAGAGACGGATTGTTATTGTTTGATTTAATGGAAAAAGAAATTTGGAACAAAGCATCTAAAGACTCCGTTGGGCTAGAAATGTATTATCAAAAACATAAAGCTAATTACCAGTGGAATGATAGAGTAGATGTTGTAATAGCTACTTCTGCAGATAAAGACTATGCAAGAGAGGCTTTAAGCATGATGAAAAGAAAAAAGTCTGAAGAAGACATAAAAAAAACTTTGAATACGGAATCTAAAAAAAATATCATTTTTACTAAAGGAATATTTGATACTAATGACCCAAAACTTCCTGCCAATCTTAAGTTAGAACAGGGTGTTTCTGAAATATATGCTCACAACGATGCGTTTCATGTTATAAATATTATGTCTGTACTACCGTCAGGCAATAAAACCTTAGAAGAAGCCAAAGGTAATGTTATTAGTGATTACCAAACTGAGATAGAAACGAACTGGATTAATGATCTTTACAAACGTTTTAAGGTTGAGGTTAACAAAAAAGTCCTAGAAAAGGTTAAAACTAAAATTAAAAATCAATAA
- a CDS encoding peptidylprolyl isomerase, whose translation MQLRIINFKFITKVISLYCFFYVSAIGAQEIILDEVVTEKTKDTVVNTSRIKADGVAAVVGDFIVLESDLDREIAQLEAQGADLSGVTRCELFGLLLEKKLYAHQAIQDSIIVNELYIKSLVDQQIEGILAQSRQDMDWLIKYYKKDSEQALRDEMYEINKNGYLEQEMRKKVINEVEVTPEEVRTFFNDIPKDERPTFGTELKVAQIVVVPEVTEEAKQAVIDRLNGFKKDVEENGAKFATKALFYSEDSGSKNNGGLLPAMNRKQPRMVKEFRDVAFNLQEGEISEPFETDFGYHIIYLEKVRGQEYMVRHILLRPELTPETIQKAQEKIEKVRELIVSGKVSFADAAREFSDEEETKYEGGRLTNPTTQDFNFELTKMDTEMYTQIQGLKDGEVSEVIQDEDRINNIKFKIMTVTDRVNDHEADYARDYLKIKELALQDKQVKAIEKWQKEVIEQTYIKINGEYRDCQYQSNWLKIQ comes from the coding sequence ATGCAATTAAGAATAATAAATTTCAAATTTATAACTAAAGTCATAAGCCTTTACTGTTTTTTCTATGTCAGTGCAATTGGTGCTCAAGAGATTATACTAGATGAAGTTGTTACAGAAAAAACAAAAGACACCGTTGTTAACACTAGTAGAATAAAAGCTGATGGTGTTGCTGCCGTTGTGGGCGATTTTATTGTGCTAGAGTCTGATCTAGATAGAGAAATTGCCCAATTAGAAGCACAAGGTGCAGACTTAAGCGGTGTAACCCGTTGCGAGCTTTTTGGACTTCTTTTAGAGAAAAAGTTATACGCGCACCAAGCTATTCAAGATAGTATTATTGTTAACGAATTATATATTAAATCTCTCGTAGACCAGCAAATCGAAGGGATTTTAGCACAGTCTAGGCAAGATATGGATTGGCTAATAAAGTATTACAAAAAAGATTCAGAACAGGCCTTACGAGACGAGATGTATGAGATTAACAAAAATGGTTATCTCGAACAAGAAATGCGAAAAAAGGTTATCAACGAGGTAGAAGTGACGCCAGAGGAAGTTAGAACGTTTTTTAATGACATTCCTAAAGATGAAAGACCTACCTTTGGTACTGAGCTAAAGGTGGCTCAAATTGTTGTAGTACCAGAAGTTACGGAAGAAGCAAAACAAGCCGTTATCGATCGCCTTAATGGATTTAAAAAAGATGTAGAGGAAAACGGAGCAAAATTTGCAACAAAGGCGTTGTTTTATTCAGAAGATTCTGGCTCTAAAAATAATGGTGGTTTATTGCCTGCCATGAACAGAAAACAGCCCAGAATGGTTAAGGAATTCAGAGATGTGGCATTTAATCTTCAAGAGGGTGAAATTTCTGAACCATTTGAAACAGACTTTGGGTACCATATCATCTACCTAGAAAAGGTAAGAGGACAAGAATATATGGTAAGGCATATTCTTCTAAGACCCGAGTTAACACCAGAAACAATTCAAAAAGCCCAAGAAAAAATTGAAAAGGTAAGAGAGCTCATAGTAAGCGGTAAGGTATCATTCGCCGACGCAGCTAGAGAATTTAGTGACGAAGAAGAGACAAAATACGAAGGCGGTCGTTTAACCAATCCAACTACCCAAGACTTTAATTTTGAGTTAACCAAAATGGATACCGAAATGTATACCCAAATACAAGGGCTAAAGGATGGAGAGGTTAGTGAGGTTATACAAGACGAGGACCGCATTAACAACATTAAATTTAAGATTATGACGGTGACGGATAGGGTCAATGATCACGAAGCAGACTACGCCAGAGATTATTTAAAAATTAAAGAACTAGCACTTCAAGATAAACAAGTAAAGGCCATAGAAAAATGGCAAAAAGAAGTAATTGAACAAACCTACATAAAGATCAACGGAGAATATAGAGATTGTCAATATCAAAGTAATTGGTTAAAAATACAATAG